A window from Solanum stenotomum isolate F172 chromosome 7, ASM1918654v1, whole genome shotgun sequence encodes these proteins:
- the LOC125870104 gene encoding uncharacterized protein LOC125870104, producing MTKVLWWCAWSTYKKELDDYLRTLGQLSEEAKDHLLHFPIQTWCRVFFETVCKNNKVENNLVESFNSWILEARHKPIIGMLDDIRIKVMTKFVKNEDELMTWNCDWSPTTIEMYNEFLKIANVCELNFNGDDGFEVSEANDRHIVNLATKKCTCRMWDLTGIPRPHSIKALLYKNLDPLKEIHWWYSKEAYILTYHCKLQPVPDQKF from the coding sequence ATGACTAAGGTATTGTGGTGGTGTGCATGGAGCACCTACAAAAAGGAGTTGGATGATTATTTGAGGACATTAGGTCAACTGTCTGAAGAAGCAAAAGACCATTTGTTGCATTTTCCAATACAAACTTGGTGTAGAGTGTTTTTTGAAACTGTTTGCAAGAATAATAAAGTGGAAAACAATTTGGTTGAGTCATTCAACTCTTGGATCTTAGAAGCAAGACACAAGCCAATAATTGGTATGCTTGACGATATAAGAATCAAAGTTATGACCAAGTTTGTCAAAAATGAAGATGAGCTGATGACTTGGAACTGTGATTGGAGTCCTACAACTATTGAAATGTACAATGAATTCTTGAAGATTGCTAATGTGtgtgaattaaatttcaatggAGATGATGGATTTGAGGTAAGTGAAGCAAATGACAGACACATTGTCAATTTAGCAACTAAGAAATGCACCTGTAGGATGTGGGATCTTACTGGAATACCCCGTCCTCATTCAATCAAGGCTCTTCTTTACAAGAATCTTGATCCATTGAAAGAGATTCACTGGTGGTACTCTAAGGAGGCATATATTTTGACTTACCATTGTAAGCTACAACCAGTGCCTGAtcaaaagttttga